The sequence ttttgTCAAccttttaaaatataataaagatCAAATGCAGGGGCAATTTTACATATACAAGTGGCGCACGCTTTGTGCTGTAGGCCAACatgtgatgaatgaatgaacctaAGGCCATTAGGGCCGTTCAATTGTGTGTTCAGTTCAAAACCCATCTAGAATGTCCACATAAAGGCACACACATTGCAGCGTAgagataaagaaaaataaaataaacgcatgCTGTGAAACTGCACTTTTATCTTCAAAgatcactgtgtgtgtgtgtatgtgtttgtgtgtgggtttAAAACAGCACAACTGCGGTAGTGCGGGTAACCTTTATCACTTGGTGGCACACACGAAGGGCACATGTCCATTTTGGCAGACTGCCAGTATGCGTGTGCTTGTGGGTCTGatggagagagagcgagggggggtgagagagagagagagagagagagagagagagcaaaagaGAGAGAAGCATTTATTTGGTCTAAATTCTAGTTGACTGTCACCTAATTGTCAGCATAGTTTGCCAAATTCCCCAAAACAGTCAACTAGATGCGCCAGTTCTTATGCCAAGAGCATGTTGACCAATCTACCAAACTAGGGCCCAGATGATGACGGTACGATAAAGGTACAATGGTGGATGCCCGGAGTCCGCTGACCCATTCAGCCCCCCCCGGACGCCCTTGATGTAGAGCTAGGACAGAGTTTAGAGAGAGGATagtgagagaagagagagagcgagatgaGAGAGAGGGAGATGAAGAGGAGCGTGAGAATCACCGCGTTGCGCTGCAGTGTTCAGCTGCATTCATTGCGCGCACGCGTGTTGGCGTGATGGTTCTGATCGGCGCAGCCATCAAAGGCGTCTTCAAGTATCTCAAAAAGAACACGGGTGAGTTTATTCTCATCTGTGCATGCTTGCTGTGTGaccgtttttttgtaaaggaCAACTTCGGGTGCATGAAACAGTGGTTACCATAGCAACCACCTCAGTACCTGTGTCGAGGTCCACCGCAGAACGGCGGCCTGATTTCTTCCTCCTGTCTGCAGCAAAGGAGGACGACCGCTGGTCCATCCACTACACTACCCAGAAGCCCCAGCAGGGTCTCTTCTTCATCCGTGCAAAAAAGCAACACGCGAGCGCCGAGGACTTGCAAGGTCAGAGTTGATTCAAGATTGAATACATGTGACAAGATCATACGGGACGTGGGCACTGTAATTTAACATTACGTTGATTTCAATGACACTactgccttgagatatgagctaAATTCCTTACATgaccattaggggtgtgccaaaaaatcgattcataaaagaatcaagattctcatttattaatcgaattgaatcgatattaatatccaaaaatcgattttatttaaattagaaatgaagaagaaggggaaaaggcagttgtagcccacatgctgtttttgtggaaaaaaagccacatacaatacaaaattaataaatgtttaaacaaaaaaaaaagacactttaatgtctctatttgtcattttgttttgcaaagcagactggagaaGAACATGACAATTTTGTGCATatataaattgaagcagaagtcatttgtcaatcaaataattttgaatcgaaaatcgtttgaatcgagaattgaaaaacgattctgaatcgaatcgtagacccaaaaatcgtaatcgaatcgaatcgtgagacagtcaaagattcccagctctAGTGACCATGTTTGTATCTCGAGAGTTTTACTATCATTGTTCCCATTAAATTTAagcctcttattttttttttttttttttttttttttttttttttttttttaaagaattgttcGAGTTGTTTGCTGCCACTATACAGTATTCTATCTACAtcactgcaaactacaaccacaatgataaaataacataaaactgaatggaaattATATAAATGTCATGAACTGATGTTGATTAAAAACTTTATGCAATAAATGAATTCCAAAACAAATCTCCAAATGGCCTGTTGACATTGTACCACGAGGAAGGTTttggacaaaacaaaatgtttttttttttttttatgctgtatGTGTGTCTTGCAGCATATAGCAGCGTGACTCAGCATGGAGACAGCAAACCTACCACCTCTCTGCTCTGCACCCCGAGCCCCACCTCCTTCACATCGCCAGGACTCTGCCAATCAGAGGGCAGGGTGCACAGGCGATGGAGAGACAAAAGCAGGAAGGTGGTGAGAGAGATTGACAAGGCTGCAAattgaaacacaaacacagtcAGTGTTCAACATAAATGAGTCCAACCCGAtagatttgtgagaaaaaaaataaatcttgattGTGCTTTTATAATGAATATTTTCTATGGTATTGTACGCTACAAAATGCTCCTATGAATATGCATCAGTTTATACAGCGCTTGTTCTCATTTCACCTTTGGTTGCGATTGATTGGTGACCAGTGCAAGGCTCAGCCCCAGCTGACCCCTGACCCTAAAGAGAACCACTGTGATAGAAAATGGAAAGGATGGATGATTGATCACTCAATGAATGCAAAACCTACTTTTCGAGGGGGTGCACTTATTTATGTTGTCCATTGAACATCATGAGCATGAGACTTAACTTTACtgcatcacatttaaaatggagGTCTTTACTATTCAATTACACACAACTGTACAAGCTCCATTTGAAGGTCTGTAGTTAAATGTCTAATTTGCTTTAGTCGTCTCACTGTCTCTTCTTCTATCCGTCCTTTTGTCGCCTCAGAGGTCCACATTTTGGGACTTTCTCTCTCAGTCGTGCTTTTCTGTTTGTCTCGAGTCGTCAGTTTGGAGAAGAAAGGTAAACATGGACCCCTAGAATAGACTATAGAGTAGAACAGTGCCTTGACCCAGAGTTGTTCCCCCAACATAATACGTATGTACCTTAATCCAGATGGGTTTTGGAAAAACAACAGTTCTCTGACTGTTAAGTTTTCGggccttgatttaaaaaataaataaataaataaataaataataataataataataataataataataaaaatatttttattattattattattattattattattattgttattattattattattattattattattatatattaattaatactTAATTCGGGTAAGTTTCTCAGACATCATCTGCCTCCACTATTGAAAATAATCTGAAACCTAAAGCTAGTGTGCACACATAttttaacatcttaaaaatatatcacagattatttcattttaatttcattttttaaaatgtacttgAAGTGTCAGAGAAATCTAATAATTGggtatttgctgactttgactGGAAATTGTGGAAATCTCATTAGTATGCGTACACCCTGCTTAAAAGGTTAAAGCAAGCTTGAAAGAATTTAAAGGGGAaaacaaccttaaacatttcttgacaatatgttatatgtcacctaactagtttaaacatgacattctgattaattaatattacatttatggaatataAGTTAAGCAGTAAAATACAGCCGTTTTCATCagtatcagaaggcagccattttgccacttgctgtcgagtgaaaatgacatcacagttgctcaggtctccggctacaaccaatcacagctcagcttcagaaaaagctgtgattggtcattgcctcaGCCTTGAGGaattgtcatcttcagtcaacagcaagtggcaaaacagCCACCCcctcgagatggataaaaacggctggattttgctgcttaactcgtattccactaacacaatattaaccagaatattgtatttagactagtggggttgcatagaacatattattgtcaagaattttttctttTGAGTAGACTTCTCCTTTAAGTACGTTTCAACTATCTGAGTGACTGTTCCAGCGGTTCAATCCAACCCGTCCCCGATAGATTAGACTAAATTTAAAGTAGACTTACCCAGGAGAATAAACCAAGATGTTGTCTCAGTCCTCAGCCTCCTCGGATGAAGAGGAAACGGTCATCCTCAACGACACACGTCCTCTGACCCCACTCGTCCTCAACCCAATTGATCTCACCACCTGTTGGGACGTCTTTGCTTGCGAGACGGAGCTTGGCGTGAAGGCAGAGGCCATCCCCCGACTCCCGACCCCAGAGGAGAAGATGAGGCAACAGGCAGATGCTGTGACAGCTGAAATAGTTACGATCAACGTAACAGGTGGGCACCGAGCCTGGTTTCAGGTTAGGATGCGATTTGGGCCTTAGTTGAAATGGAAAGTGAAGCACAATCCAAGTCAAGGTTGAAAAATGATTTGAGCTTCCACTTGTGTTCGGGCCATGATGAGTCTTAATCGAACATTTTGTATCTTCAACATTGGCGACAGGTCAGAGTTTTGATCGCCAGGCCAGCTTCAGAAAAGTGGCTTGCAACACAGACTCCTCATCCCGCCACCATCGGAATCTAAGCCGCCGCATGACACATGTCACTGAGAACCCTGTCGATGTCATCAATAAACAAGGTAACACTCTAGTTCAatgattcccaaccactgtgCAACCATCAGGTGTCATGTGGGAAATTATGAAATTTCACCAAAAGCGGAAGTTAACCTGAAAATAATTTCAtgacagtaatatgttctgtgcagccccactagtctaaattcggtattctggttaatattgcgttagtggaataagagttaagtagcaaaatccagcagtttttatccatctctgggggaggccattttgccgcttgctgttgactgaagatgacatcacagttgcttagggcCCAGGCAGCAACCAATCACCTGTTTTATGAAGGTAAGCTGTGATTGTtttttacctgagacctgagcaactgtgatgtaattttcactcgacagcaagtgtcaaaatggccgccccctgagatggataaaaacgatggattttgctgcataacccaCACATACATGGGGACAACCTACAAACTCCACACGGGAAGGCTGAAGCCTAGAAACAAACACCAAACCACACAACTCTGAAACAGCTATGCCGCCTCaattaaaatatttgtgttGTACTCAACAGTATGACACAACTGAACTGTAGGGATTCTTATGTATGACCAAAGGAACCTCTTTActacactttgagaatcactagCCTCAATGAAGTTGGGAAACATCTCTAGTTCCTCCTCATTTCACCATATTTCATAACATTTCCTCCTGTTTTCCACTTCAGATTCACCTGCAGATCAATGCTCCCGAGCCTCTCCACTTGTCCaacaggaagaggaggagttTGTCATCAAGAAACGCGAGTCACTGGCGAGGAAGATCCGAGCCCCGAGAGGGGAGGGGATAGCCAGCCTCATGATGTCCCTCACCTCACCACGGGTCGACAGCCTCTCCTGCTCCTCTGACTTCCGCAGCTTGCCCCGCATGGCCACCAGCTCCTCTCTGGACTCAGACGCCAGCTGGAACAGTGTCTCTTACAGGACACTCAGCGCCTCCTCATCCTGTTCACAGGTCAGTTTCAACGAGACATTCTGTCAGCTGACTTTGTCTTCATGGTGTATCTTTTCTTTGATTGTCTTGACTGTTTTACATTGTATAGAAAACAAGCAAGTTATGAGATAAGTCTCCCTTGAGGACAAATAAGTTTTCTAAGACTTTGTCCTATCTATAGGATTTTCCCAGTGACCTTCAGCCCCTGCTGCCCTGTCACTTAAGCGCAAGGGTTATTCCTCAGTGTTCTTCCCCCTCTCATCTCAGCAACCCTCCCTCTCCCCGGAAGTGGGGGCCGACTTGCTCTTGTGATCATGTTGGCCAGTCTCAAAACTGCACCCACTACCGCTCCCCTTCCACTTCAGTAGCAGATGCTGAGTCTCTGGATGGGGCATCAACCCTGTCACGCTGCGGAAGCCATTGTTCCCTCCAGTCTCCGTGTCCCACTGGTGGTGATTGGACTCCCATCAACCAGGAACCAAGTCCTGTTTCCGTGGTTTCTTCTGCTTGCTCCTCCCCTTGTAACTTTGAGTTGGTGTACTCGGAGGATGTCACTTTGTCTTCCTCGCAGAGTCGAACTAGATCATCCAGCACATCCTCCTCCTCATGCCGCAGCATCTCCCTGCGGAAGTCCAAGCGTCCGCCTCCGCCACCTTTACGGTTTGACTCTCTCCGACGCCGAGTAAGCCGCAGCAAGTCATGTCGTACGCCATCCAGCCCCGGTGTGGATCGCAGTCCTTGCTCGTCAACCCAGACCTTGCACGATCCTTGGGTACCTCGGAACCATAGCAAACAACGCCAGAGTGGGATCGACTGTGGCACAGTCACGACTTTCGAACCTTTTGAACAGGCAGGTTCATCCAACAACCTCCCTTCAACTCCTGGCTACACTCTTGGCCTCCTCCATGGTTCTCCAGTCTCAAAAGAGGAGGGACAACTTCAGTGTCTCGCTTCCCCCTCCAGTGGTTACTCCAGCCAGTCCAATCCCTCGCCAACAAGAACTCCCCCAGGAGCCTTCTCTCTTTCCCAAAGCTCCCCTTTCTTCTACCCTTGTGCAACCTCCCTCCCACTGTCTCCCAAGAAGTCGAAACCCCACCCTCCAGAGAGGAGGtcctctctcctctcctccatatcctcctccttttcctccACCTCTTCCTTGTcatcctgctcctcctccaaCTCCTCTGCCCAGCATTCTCACCCCCCTGCCCACTTGCTTccaactcctcctcctccacctcctctgCCACCTTCTCCTCATCACCCACCTCCTCTCCAATATTTATCTCTTCACCCCACACCTCTGTCACCTTCTCTTCCGCCTCCCCCACCTCTGCCACTTTCTCTTCATCCTTGTCCACATCTCCAACTGTCATCTCCTCCTCTTACTCCTCTCAAACCGTCATCTCTTCATCCCACTCCACTGCCACCTTCTACTCTTCGTCCTCACCCTTCTCATTTCACACCTTTATGTCTTACCCCTCCACCTGCTCTCCCACCATCATCTCTTCCTCTTCAGGCGGCTCATCTCCAACCATGTTCTCTTACTCCTTCCTCTCCTCTCCAACGGTCTTCTCTTCATCCCAGTCCTCTTCCACcttcttctcttcctcctcctcctcccctcccACCATCAGATCTTTCTCTTCATCTCACTCCTACCAAATCATCATCCCTACCTCCCACTCCTCGGCCAGCTTCCTCTCTTCCTCCTCACCCCTCTCATTTCCCATCTTCTCTTTATCCTCGAAGTCCCCTCCCATCATCTCTTCCTCTTGAGACCTCTCATCTACCACTatcttctcttcctcctcccacTCCTCTCCAACCGCCAACTCTTCATCTCAGTCCTCTGCCATCTTCTTCTCTTCCACCTCCAACCACTCCTCTGTTAGCATCATATCCTCCTGCtccacctcctcttcctccttgccTACCACCATCATCAACCCCAACACCCCTCCCACCTCCTTTAGCCTCTcgaccccctcctcctccatacTCCCATGCAATCAAGCAGTCCTCCCATCATGCTGTACTGTTTTCGACATCTCCCGGTGTCACCCACCAACCCGCCAGATTACACCTGCCACCAGGCCTTGGCACCCCCCCAAATTACAGTGTAAAAGGTTCAAACCTATTTACCTGCCCTCTAGTGACTGCACAGGCTTTGCGGAGCGTCAAGCTTCGCTCCATTACAAACAAGGAAGTCCAATGCCCAAAGAACCTGATGGCCGATGCCAAGTTTTCTGACACTCCTCAGCTAGATGATACTCTGAGTCTTGATACCCCTGCCCATGCTAATTCAAATCAACAACAACCTGTAATATTGCCTAGCCATTTGGTAGTGTCCAATGATAAGTCTCATATCCACACTGTGACCCAAGATGATCATCTTATAAATGGCCAAATACATCCGGGGGATTCTCACATGTATGCCAGAGATTCACGTGAGGTTGGGAGCTTGAGGAAGAAGCCCGTCCTTCCAAAGAAGCCCAATCTTAGTATTCTGGGGGTGATCGCATCTTCAGAGGCCAGACAAAAGCCAAAAGGAGAGAACTGCAGGGCGTTAATTTCATCTAGCCTTGTAAAGCCACAGTCCATCCCCGAGACCACAGGATGTGTAGTGGGACCCACAGGTAACATCTTGCACAGTGACACCTCATCAAGCAACAAGGGCTGTCATTCCTCGAGCAAGGTTGATGTTTTGTCGTCCTTCGATGGGACCGCTCCTGGACCATGGTGCACTTTAGAGACTTTAACACGTAGCACTTTAGCAGCGCAAATTGTTGCCGGAACATCACTCCAGCAAGAAGTGGAAAGACAATGTCACAGAAGGATGATGAGGTCACTGGGTGAGGATGAGGAAGAAGACGAGGAGCAGAGAAAGACAACCATGATGTTTGCCACCACCAAACATAACAAATCAAGGAAGAAGAGAAGAGCAGTAGGAAGACACCTGCTTATGATGTCATCAAGTAGGGTgtcttcatcctcttcatcatcgtcatcttcatcctcagACGAAGAGGCTGAGTCAGAGACAAGGCAGAGTAGTTTGCGTGATCTGATTGGTCCAAGAAAATGCTCCCTGAGCAGCGTGCTGTCCAGTGACAACCTGCAAGGAGCAGTTTCACTGAGTGACCTCCTCATTGAAGAGCCacaggatgaagaggaggagtttGAGGCCAGAAAGATGGATGCTGGTTGGCGTTCTGATGGTACGGCGGTTCCCGTAGTCATTTTTTGACGCAAACTGATGTCACTAAGCAGCTTCTCTTGTGAATGTGCAGCTGGCTTCTTTACAGGTGGATCGCCGGGACCACGAACAACTGAGGACCTCTTCAGCGTCATCCACAGGTACACactacacacgcacatgcaacaCACGATATGTCCATCAGGTTGACTCATGTGCTTGTTTCCTCCCGCATTAAGCAGTGCATTATGGGAAGGAACGGCTTGATGTGCAGTAAGTGAAGGCAATCAAGTGATAGCCTTAGAAtaggggttctcaaactttttaggTCTGtagtatgtttgttttattggttTATTGATCCCTCTATCCTCCTgaccaccaggaaaaaaaattattgtccaatcatgtttattttgatattcctcaATATTTGTGAAGTAaatggaatactgcaaaagaattttttgaaaaacaaaaagtttttatttttaagatatgatgtgtccactacagaggacattttttaaaacttaaatgttaggctcaaatacagttaaaataattcaaacaatactctaatgtgttcttaagagtcttatagaaaacatgctgacaacatttaaagcctaaatttgttcaataaaacaaaacaaaaaaggtgcttgcactgagggaagccattttcttttataatgcaatcaaaggtagcaagccccacccctacacatttagtatcattggaaagctctgagtgtcctctatagagcacaaaatgagttaattcaatcataagcactgggtgggagatattcaggtttaaaaaggtctaCTAAGAGgaaaaatttgaattgctggtcgtCAGGAAGATAAGTCAGTATACacttttaaaagggaagtcaaccttaaacttttctttacaataatgtgttatGTAATATGAGGCAAtaaccagccatttttatccatatcagggggcggccattttgccacttgctgtcgactgaagatgaaatcaaagttgctcaggtctcaggcaaccaccaatcacagctcacctgttttctgaagctgagctgtgattggttgttgaccagctatgatgtcatcttcagtcgacagcaagtggcaaaatgccgCGTTcaaatattgataaaaacttttattttgctgcttaactcgtattccactaacacaattttaaaccgaataccgtatttagactagtggggctgcatagagcatattattgttaagaaatgttaGGGGGgattgacttctcctttaaaaaaattatacaacATAATttgttgcaaattattttgcacCCATTTTACATCTTATGAAGATCCCCGGACCccaatttgagaaccactgccttAGACGTCAACTTTTTTGCCAACATTCTTCTAGTCAGCTTCCTTCCCTCCTCTCCTCCTACTGTAACAAACGAATGTAAGCACACCATCCAAAAGAAGTGAAAATGTCTTATCTGTCCGTCTATCTCAGATCAAAGCGGAAAATGTTGGGACGAAGAGATTCTTCCAGCCTGACCTCAGCCGACCACCGACCTCGACCAACGCCACAAACCTTTGTAACGCTCAAAGGTAAAAGATCGTCGAAAAGCGAGCGCTTCAAGACACTACTGCTGAGAAAGGGGAGCCGCTTGCAGTCATCTTCCCGTATATCGGCCGTTGAGCGCCTTCGCGTAGCTGCTGCTCCTGTCCATGCCACATACCTGTGTGCGGTAAACACTCACCTGACTCTTGATGTGGCACAAACATGTCCAAACATGGCGATGAGGCAAAGAGGGTCACACTTGCCACTCTTCTCCTTGCCGGTGTTTGTTCGTTCCTCCCTTGCCATGCGGCGTTGCCCGCACGTCGCTCCCTGGTCAGCAAGTCGGCGGTTGACTGCTCGCCATCGTCACTTTGCTGGCCCCATGACTGCAATCTATGAGAGGGAAGGAGAAGAGGAGTAAGATGTACACTACTCACAAGGAGTTTGGTACATTTGGTTTTTGAATGAAATTATAGGATGAGCATATATCATCTAGCAACTGgtactaattaaaacaaaaaaagacctgtTGTGTGCTCTATGTTGCAGAACAACAAACTGTGAAAACAATTATTGGAACATTGAAAGATCAAATTAAATTCACCCATACAGTTTATAATGCATTTTATGTTCATCCTGAAGTTTCACCCGAAAACCAAAAATTCCTTATCCCTAAAGTCTCAGAAGACTGATCATGTTCCATCATTGTTTTACTTATCTTTGTTAAATCCACATGGGATGGGACATGGAATTAGTCGTGTttgagcatcatcatcatcattttctcAAACATGGTTTAGTAAATGCTGCTGCAGTGTAACGTACAGCAATATAAATATGTCATATGTCATGTCATACTATTTTAGATTCATTGTGTGTAAACAACTCGCCTGGGTTTATCATCTGTACTGTAGTCCAGTTGCACCAACTGAACAAGGGTGAAGAATCCTGTGACCATTTTAGCAGCAATAAATCTGGGTTTTGTattaaaaagcaataaatgagaTGAATATGATGGAACAAATCATGCAAAGTGGTAAAAAATGAAGAAGTTAtgtcaaaataatttttaaaaagtgctaAATAAAAGATTTTCAATCATAACGTTCAATTTCTTTCACAAGTTGCATGACAACCACATCAATCAACTAAACagattgaagcctcttttttgcATTGATCTTtcactatctgccaaactgcaACTTACTGTGGTTTGAGTCTGCTGCCCCCATGCAGTGCTTATGTTTCAAATTTGAGCTTGTCAATATGTACACATGTGGCAATGATCAGGAGTTAGTTTTGCAGTGAGTAGATGTGTGGGTGTGGAACACTGCAAAACATAAAGTAcctaacaaaacatttaaaccaAGAACCAAGCATGTGGAGTGCATGCGTTACTCAAAGCTACAGGGAAGGAAGAGAGATGAGAGGAGGGGAGAATTAAATGTCTTTCAATCAAATACaagtcagttgtatttaactttttaggacatttgcatttaatctctaagaactgtttgttttcagcatttattcaagtgcatttttcatttaatttatgtACAATACTTTAAAACTGAATCAATTCTAAAGTGCCCCCCCCCTAAGTATTCAAGGTCAGACTGCATCATAATGTTAGTGGGgggttttttatttcttttttagggTGGTAAATGCGTAAAAAAAGCTTGAGGGACCATTCAAcagcacaaaaatataagtatacaaaatgaccccccTAGGGGATTTCAGAGGCCATTACAAcagaattttagtttcatgctGACACTGATTTGTTTCCTTTTCAGCAGTAGGCCTACTATAAGAAAAGGGGAACTATATTTTGTGCAGAAAATAGTTTCTCCCGTTGTGCCGAgttataaaaatatgaataggtAGTAAAAGATCATTTTTACTGCTGTACactgcatttgtttttaaacgtttcATGAACTAATGagtgcatttttaaaatcaattaacaTTGAAAAGTGGAACAATTCTCTTCAaaattgccttttctttttttaatatcagttCTTGTCATTAGCATGAATTTTGAAGCATTCAAATTCTAGTTTGTTGACACAAAGCACAAGTtgtaaaaaatgacatttttatataGTTATTTCCacttattaaattaaaatgtaattttactcCATAGTCAGCAGAGGTTTTCTCCACTTTTCATATTCAAACATACTCATTCATTGTTCCATTAAACGCTCTTTCCGGAAACTAAGAAAGCACTGAAATTTCTCTTTTGTTCAAAATTTTATTGATGATGacatctggcaaaaaaaaaaagtacataaaaaggttttcaagttattttattttttacataagaAAACAATCTGATAGATGGGCGGAGCTGGTGcggcgctgtgattggtccgtaTAGGTTGTATTGCACGTCGGCCGAACAGGTGCAGGTGAGGGAGCGGCGCCCTCACCCAAACGTTGAAAGGtgatttcttcatttttttccctcctcattCGACTTTGTCCCGTTGCGGAGACAAtttcttttcaaaattttcCCGCTCCGTTCGTCGTGTCGTGTTCGCCCGTGCAGCTTGAACTCTCGTCTCTTCCTCCTCCTAAAGAGGAGGGCTTGGAGgaggagagaggggggggggctcgTCGAGAAGTGGTCCGTCCGTCTCACTCGACTTCATTTGAGAgtgaagatgaggatgaggagggacTAACAGCTTCAGTGCGTGTGTGGAT is a genomic window of Festucalex cinctus isolate MCC-2025b chromosome 2, RoL_Fcin_1.0, whole genome shotgun sequence containing:
- the LOC144014410 gene encoding uncharacterized protein LOC144014410 isoform X2 — translated: MKIHHESDVLFFFKYVLVFHLMEMATLVQDPKKDRPRVTRELKMEQHVLRDGAVNGVASQCWNSGPDEEQDQLLPRRIIPLQPKTEGSLRRRLLTAKIHQHHEAIWGRNAGVAGWPPSGDKKPLPPHLQYPNPWYVQNCSPQARIHTGVPSELHVKPLLAEVHGKHPVQSHQVPRPALTQWRRTSSCPPTPEPRPGYAPPDPSPVRVPSTFKEQEVPLQCSYRASKRRKRKFFSFKKQQLKEATPLLHQAKEDDRWSIHYTTQKPQQGLFFIRAKKQHASAEDLQAYSSVTQHGDSKPTTSLLCTPSPTSFTSPGLCQSEGRVHRRWRDKSRKRSTFWDFLSQSCFSVCLESSVWRRKSSASSDEEETVILNDTRPLTPLVLNPIDLTTCWDVFACETELGVKAEAIPRLPTPEEKMRQQADAVTAEIVTINVTGQSFDRQASFRKVACNTDSSSRHHRNLSRRMTHVTENPVDVINKQDSPADQCSRASPLVQQEEEEFVIKKRESLARKIRAPRGEGIASLMMSLTSPRVDSLSCSSDFRSLPRMATSSSLDSDASWNSVSYRTLSASSSCSQDFPSDLQPLLPCHLSARVIPQCSSPSHLSNPPSPRKWGPTCSCDHVGQSQNCTHYRSPSTSVADAESLDGASTLSRCGSHCSLQSPCPTGGDWTPINQEPSPVSVVSSACSSPCNFELVYSEDVTLSSSQSRTRSSSTSSSSCRSISLRKSKRPPPPPLRFDSLRRRVSRSKSCRTPSSPGVDRSPCSSTQTLHDPWVPRNHSKQRQSGIDCGTVTTFEPFEQAGSSNNLPSTPGYTLGLLHGSPVSKEEGQLQCLASPSSGYSSQSNPSPTRTPPGAFSLSQSSPFFYPCATSLPLSPKKSKPHPPERRSSLLSSISSSFSSTSSLSSCSSSNSSAQHSHPPAHLLPTPPPPPPLPPSPHHPPPLQYLSLHPTPLSPSLPPPPPLPLSLHPCPHLQLSSPPLTPLKPSSLHPTPLPPSTLRPHPSHFTPLCLTPPPALPPSSLPLQAAHLQPCSLTPSSPLQRSSLHPSPLPPSSLPPPPPLPPSDLSLHLTPTKSSSLPPTPRPASSLPPHPSHFPSSLYPRSPLPSSLPLETSHLPLSSLPPPTPLQPPTLHLSPLPSSSLPPPTTPLLASYPPAPPPLPPCLPPSSTPTPLPPPLASRPPPPPYSHAIKQSSHHAVLFSTSPGVTHQPARLHLPPGLGTPPNYSVKGSNLFTCPLVTAQALRSVKLRSITNKEVQCPKNLMADAKFSDTPQLDDTLSLDTPAHANSNQQQPVILPSHLVVSNDKSHIHTVTQDDHLINGQIHPGDSHMYARDSREVGSLRKKPVLPKKPNLSILGVIASSEARQKPKGENCRALISSSLVKPQSIPETTGCVVGPTGNILHSDTSSSNKGCHSSSKVDVLSSFDGTAPGPWCTLETLTRSTLAAQIVAGTSLQQEVERQCHRRMMRSLGEDEEEDEEQRKTTMMFATTKHNKSRKKRRAVGRHLLMMSSSRVSSSSSSSSSSSSDEEAESETRQSSLRDLIGPRKCSLSSVLSSDNLQGAVSLSDLLIEEPQDEEEEFEARKMDAGWRSDAGFFTGGSPGPRTTEDLFSVIHRSKRKMLGRRDSSSLTSADHRPRPTPQTFVTLKGKRSSKSERFKTLLLRKGSRLQSSSRISAVERLRVAAAPVHATYLCAVNTHLTLDVAQTCPNMAMRQRGSHLPLFSLPVFVRSSLAMRRCPHVAPWSASRRLTARHRHFAGPMTAIYEREGEEE